One window from the genome of Fulvivirga lutea encodes:
- a CDS encoding S41 family peptidase: MNKLTIKIKALIAAIVLIITAFAFTSPGERYFEIAKNLDIFATLFKEVNALYVDEVNPNKVIRTGIDAMLSSLDPYTNYIPEDDIEDFRTQSTGQYGGIGALTSKIDGKIKVTMIVEGYSAQKNGLKIGDEVIKIDNIDITKLEREEAADLMKGQANTPVSLTVKRYGKTEPITLNFTREKVKINNVPFMGMVSDNIGYIKLSDFTLDAGKEVKEAVIKLKSQGANKIILDVRGNPGGLLMEAVNITNVFIPKGKEVVSTKGKIEDHNQDYKTLNQPVDTEIPLVVLINSGSASASEIVAGTLQDYDRAVIIGQKSFGKGLVQITRPLTYNAQLKVTTAKYYTPSGRCIQALDYSHRNEDGSVGKVPDSLKSEFRTINNRSVYDGGGIDPDIVVEKSPMSPVAYALYTKGHIFDYATEFYYSNPNIASAKEFSLTDAQYEDYKKWLNGKDYSYTTQVEKNLKKLKEYALEEKYYQDIEHTIQNLEKTLEESKANDLNDFKSQIKTLLEEEITSRYYLERGSIESSFDVDQDISKAIEVLNERSKYDSILAKK, from the coding sequence ATGAATAAATTAACTATTAAAATTAAGGCTTTAATTGCCGCAATCGTTCTTATAATTACCGCCTTTGCATTCACCAGCCCTGGTGAAAGGTATTTTGAAATAGCAAAGAACCTAGACATTTTCGCCACACTTTTTAAGGAGGTCAATGCTTTATATGTAGATGAAGTAAACCCTAATAAGGTTATAAGAACCGGTATTGATGCCATGCTATCTTCACTAGATCCTTACACCAACTACATACCTGAAGATGATATAGAAGATTTCAGAACGCAGAGTACTGGGCAGTATGGTGGAATAGGTGCTCTTACAAGCAAAATTGATGGGAAAATTAAAGTTACAATGATCGTTGAGGGCTATTCTGCTCAGAAGAATGGCCTTAAAATAGGTGATGAAGTAATAAAAATAGACAATATAGATATTACTAAACTGGAAAGAGAAGAGGCAGCAGACTTAATGAAAGGCCAGGCCAACACTCCAGTTAGTTTAACAGTAAAAAGATATGGCAAAACCGAACCTATCACACTTAATTTCACCAGAGAGAAAGTAAAAATTAATAATGTGCCTTTTATGGGCATGGTATCCGATAATATCGGTTATATAAAATTATCTGACTTTACATTAGATGCCGGAAAAGAAGTAAAAGAAGCTGTAATAAAGTTAAAATCACAAGGTGCCAATAAGATCATTTTAGATGTAAGAGGCAACCCGGGTGGTCTGCTAATGGAAGCAGTGAATATCACCAACGTGTTTATTCCAAAGGGTAAAGAAGTTGTTTCTACAAAAGGTAAAATCGAAGATCATAATCAAGATTACAAAACCCTTAATCAACCTGTAGATACTGAAATACCGCTGGTAGTATTAATTAATAGTGGCAGTGCTTCAGCCTCCGAAATTGTTGCAGGCACTCTGCAGGATTACGATAGAGCGGTGATTATTGGTCAGAAATCTTTTGGAAAAGGACTCGTTCAGATCACTCGACCTTTAACTTATAATGCTCAGTTAAAAGTAACAACGGCCAAATATTATACTCCAAGTGGAAGATGTATTCAGGCGTTAGACTACAGTCACAGAAATGAAGACGGTAGTGTAGGTAAAGTACCTGACTCACTTAAATCTGAGTTTAGAACGATAAATAATCGATCAGTTTATGATGGCGGTGGCATTGATCCTGATATTGTAGTAGAAAAATCTCCAATGTCTCCTGTTGCCTATGCATTGTACACCAAAGGCCACATTTTTGATTATGCTACTGAATTCTATTATTCTAACCCAAATATTGCCTCTGCAAAAGAGTTTTCTTTAACAGATGCTCAGTATGAAGATTATAAAAAATGGTTAAATGGCAAGGATTACTCTTACACTACCCAAGTTGAAAAGAATCTAAAGAAACTGAAAGAATATGCGCTGGAAGAAAAATACTATCAGGACATAGAACATACCATTCAAAACCTTGAAAAGACATTAGAAGAGAGTAAGGCGAATGATTTAAATGATTTCAAATCTCAAATTAAAACTCTCTTGGAAGAAGAAATCACTTCCCGTTACTATCTTGAAAGAGGTTCTATTGAGTCTTCCTTTGATGTAGATCAGGACATTTCCAAAGCCATAGAAGTTTTGAATGAACGCAGCAAATACGACAGTATTCTAGCTAAGAAATAA
- a CDS encoding SulP family inorganic anion transporter, whose product MKDIFSNLKNDLPAGIVVFLVAVPLCLGIALASGAPLFSGIIAGIVGGTVVALISGSNIGVSGPAAGLAVIVADSITQLGTNSDGVYDFERGFALFLSAVVLGGIFQIILAFCKAGIIGYYFPNSVIKGMLSAIGIIIILKQIPHALGHDVIPDGVESFFQSDGENTFTEIWISLGDINPAAVIITLISMIILILWEQNFMKRIKLFQLIQGPLVVVVTGIILSRLLIGMEGFNLAQDEMVTIPIASEQGGFTNLFTTPDWSRIFSFEIILIGITIAIVASLETLLCVEATDKLDPEKNVTPTNRELLAQGTGNVISGLIGGLPITQVIVRSSANIQSGGKTKMSAFFHGILILFSVMLIPGVMNMIPLSSLAAILFLVGYKLAKPSLFREMKAKGRGQFVPFMITILGIIFTDLLIGIGIGMAVAVFLILRKNLNTPFSYVEKHEEGGPFIIELSENVTFLNKASILQTLNMIPDNSKVVIDITKSKYVHPDVIEIISDFEIHAKNTGIELTIKGKFDENKVNPVAHFRSKVNNGNNKKKSYWTTVFNS is encoded by the coding sequence ATGAAAGACATATTCTCTAATTTAAAAAATGACTTGCCTGCTGGTATTGTCGTATTCTTAGTAGCCGTTCCACTGTGTCTGGGTATCGCACTCGCCTCCGGAGCTCCCTTATTTTCTGGAATTATTGCAGGTATTGTTGGCGGTACTGTTGTTGCACTTATAAGTGGTTCCAATATCGGTGTTAGTGGCCCCGCTGCAGGTTTGGCCGTTATAGTGGCCGATTCTATCACACAACTTGGCACCAATTCAGATGGCGTTTATGATTTTGAAAGGGGGTTTGCTCTATTTCTTTCTGCGGTTGTACTGGGTGGTATATTTCAAATTATTCTAGCCTTTTGTAAAGCAGGTATTATTGGATATTATTTCCCCAATTCGGTTATCAAGGGCATGTTATCGGCCATTGGTATTATTATTATTTTAAAGCAAATACCACATGCTTTAGGCCACGATGTTATTCCGGATGGTGTTGAATCATTTTTCCAGTCGGATGGTGAGAATACCTTCACTGAAATATGGATTTCTTTAGGTGATATTAATCCTGCCGCAGTAATCATTACACTAATCTCAATGATTATTTTGATCCTCTGGGAACAAAATTTCATGAAAAGGATTAAGCTTTTTCAGCTTATTCAAGGGCCTTTAGTGGTAGTTGTTACTGGTATTATCTTAAGCAGGTTGCTTATTGGTATGGAAGGGTTTAATCTAGCACAAGATGAGATGGTAACTATTCCTATTGCCTCTGAACAAGGGGGCTTTACAAACCTCTTTACTACACCTGATTGGAGCCGTATTTTTTCATTTGAAATTATTTTGATAGGTATTACCATAGCTATTGTTGCGAGTCTAGAAACGCTATTGTGTGTAGAAGCAACCGACAAACTAGACCCAGAAAAGAATGTTACCCCAACCAATCGGGAATTGCTCGCACAGGGTACTGGTAATGTTATTTCCGGACTTATAGGTGGTCTTCCAATTACTCAGGTAATTGTAAGAAGTTCTGCCAACATACAATCAGGTGGTAAAACAAAGATGTCAGCCTTTTTTCATGGTATACTAATCTTATTCAGTGTGATGCTTATTCCAGGTGTCATGAATATGATCCCGCTATCAAGTTTAGCAGCAATTCTATTCCTTGTAGGCTACAAGCTTGCAAAACCATCATTATTCAGAGAAATGAAAGCCAAAGGACGTGGTCAGTTTGTTCCGTTTATGATTACAATACTGGGTATAATTTTTACTGACCTGTTAATTGGTATTGGTATAGGCATGGCGGTTGCGGTATTCTTAATCTTAAGAAAAAACCTGAATACTCCTTTTAGCTATGTAGAAAAGCATGAAGAAGGTGGTCCATTTATCATAGAATTATCAGAAAATGTTACCTTTTTGAACAAGGCAAGCATATTGCAGACCTTGAATATGATACCTGATAACAGTAAAGTGGTTATAGATATAACGAAATCAAAATATGTTCATCCTGATGTAATTGAAATTATCAGTGATTTTGAGATTCATGCTAAAAATACTGGTATCGAATTAACCATTAAAGGCAAGTTTGATGAGAACAAGGTCAATCCTGTTGCTCATTTTAGGAGCAAGGTGAATAATGGAAACAATAAGAAAAAATCTTATTGGACCACTGTTTTTAACTCATAA
- a CDS encoding helix-turn-helix domain-containing protein, with product MRELLLIGGAQGFILSIGLLLIKKPVNQKSNQVFALFIALVSLFLVITSQQQFFGEYPKFFLTSYLLIYLYCPIYYFYLQSLVNPHWKIKRSHLAYFLPALVFQILLFKYYAMSNEELVIGLQEYDYADLMLVDIIAIAFNFYMIFRCEKVLKLNKRELPIESSGVAFRIINLILFLSNMVWAISLSNQFSWSFFGLCIPFSIDITYIMMSLFVIQFSYMVIVKNYYFAKPEIHKPESYKQNNYDKQGLDELSEKICDILKSQRPYLNQEFSLKDLADLCQTDKFKISYTINNVLNTTFTNLINRNRVEAFIELTNDDKLKHYNFVGIAQEAGFKTKSTFYKSFKEIKGCTPKEYFSAYDKQGEIQPAIA from the coding sequence ATGAGAGAGTTGTTATTAATTGGAGGTGCTCAGGGGTTTATACTTTCTATTGGCCTATTGTTGATAAAAAAACCGGTCAATCAGAAAAGTAATCAGGTGTTTGCATTGTTTATTGCTTTAGTATCACTTTTTCTGGTAATCACATCTCAGCAACAGTTTTTTGGAGAATATCCTAAATTTTTTCTCACCAGCTATTTACTTATTTACCTCTATTGCCCCATTTATTACTTTTATCTTCAGTCACTTGTAAACCCTCATTGGAAAATTAAAAGGAGCCATCTGGCATATTTTTTACCAGCGTTAGTATTTCAAATACTGTTGTTTAAGTATTATGCTATGTCCAATGAAGAGCTTGTAATTGGCTTGCAAGAGTATGATTATGCTGATCTAATGCTAGTTGATATTATAGCAATAGCTTTTAACTTTTACATGATTTTTCGGTGCGAGAAGGTTTTAAAGCTCAATAAGAGGGAATTACCCATTGAGTCATCAGGTGTTGCTTTCAGAATTATTAACCTGATTCTTTTTTTGAGCAATATGGTGTGGGCTATATCATTGTCAAATCAATTTAGTTGGAGCTTCTTTGGTTTGTGTATACCGTTTTCCATTGATATCACCTATATAATGATGTCACTTTTTGTGATTCAGTTTTCCTACATGGTCATTGTAAAGAATTATTATTTCGCAAAACCTGAAATTCATAAACCAGAGAGTTATAAGCAAAATAATTATGACAAACAGGGTTTGGATGAGTTATCAGAAAAGATTTGTGATATTTTAAAAAGCCAAAGGCCTTATTTAAATCAAGAGTTTTCTTTGAAAGATCTTGCCGATTTATGCCAGACAGATAAGTTTAAAATATCTTACACAATTAATAATGTATTAAATACCACCTTCACTAATCTAATAAACAGAAATAGGGTAGAAGCATTTATTGAGCTTACTAATGATGATAAGCTCAAGCATTACAATTTTGTTGGTATTGCCCAGGAAGCAGGCTTTAAAACTAAATCGACCTTTTATAAATCTTTTAAGGAAATTAAAGGGTGTACACCTAAGGAGTATTTTTCCGCCTATGATAAACAGGGCGAAATACAACCCGCAATAGCCTAA
- a CDS encoding nuclear transport factor 2 family protein: protein MKRIIMISALAFIGVASYSQSNVEIANKFFEAYEAQDFDKMASYWHDSVRGQDVVYGDLFKTQDTYFGRETILSLWKEAFRIKPNYINIDIREQFTSGNFVVTDQLFETSTTRDGKVNVIHGEMITVFKFENGKIREQYDFGDYYAWDRQTKSAMNGIHNPERKEEKNLKIARDYIEAYSNKNAEGMAAYYADNVEFKDLTAKDAFGSTNFEHTGKEEVKSFWKSILVDSNPPYLNVQVDGAYYSGSYVMLNTTFSMVLPVSWTNGKDDVFVRIPIKTILQIKEDKILRHWDFADYNSYNEQIRVQKGR from the coding sequence ATGAAAAGAATAATAATGATCAGTGCCCTGGCATTTATAGGGGTGGCAAGTTACAGCCAAAGCAATGTTGAAATTGCGAACAAGTTTTTCGAAGCTTATGAAGCTCAGGATTTTGATAAAATGGCTTCCTATTGGCATGATTCAGTTAGAGGTCAGGATGTGGTTTATGGAGATTTGTTTAAAACACAAGATACATACTTTGGTAGAGAAACAATTCTGAGCTTATGGAAAGAAGCATTTCGTATTAAACCCAATTACATAAATATTGATATCCGTGAGCAGTTTACCAGTGGTAATTTTGTGGTTACAGATCAGCTTTTTGAAACATCCACAACGCGGGATGGAAAAGTAAATGTAATTCATGGTGAGATGATTACTGTATTCAAATTTGAGAATGGTAAGATTAGGGAACAGTACGATTTTGGCGATTACTATGCTTGGGATAGACAAACAAAGTCAGCTATGAATGGAATTCATAACCCAGAAAGAAAAGAAGAAAAGAATTTAAAAATAGCCAGGGATTATATTGAGGCTTATTCCAATAAAAACGCTGAGGGCATGGCAGCTTATTATGCTGATAATGTGGAGTTTAAAGACCTTACTGCAAAAGACGCCTTTGGTTCTACTAATTTTGAGCATACTGGTAAAGAAGAAGTGAAAAGTTTTTGGAAAAGTATTCTTGTAGACTCCAATCCTCCATATTTGAATGTGCAGGTAGATGGGGCATATTATTCAGGTAGTTATGTGATGCTCAATACCACATTTTCAATGGTGCTACCTGTTTCCTGGACCAATGGTAAAGACGATGTGTTTGTTAGAATACCTATTAAAACAATACTACAGATTAAAGAAGATAAAATTCTAAGACATTGGGATTTTGCCGATTATAATTCATATAATGAGCAAATAAGAGTTCAGAAGGGCAGGTAA
- a CDS encoding DUF1579 family protein, translated as MKQLAILLILTLNKTGAFSQGTSDLNFLLGEWKVKRIYSPNTDKVREYAGKMSSVYSLDSAFIECRFEFERPDKKKAIDLVFFNYNSLFNQYESMWLSSTWPVKVLMEGKIEQNVLSTAAQFPLGNGQTEYVRDTLEFTNNKLLRRTYITTDSTLRNWTYHLLEVSEK; from the coding sequence ATGAAGCAGCTTGCTATACTATTAATTTTAACACTGAATAAAACTGGAGCTTTTAGTCAGGGTACTTCTGATTTAAACTTTTTATTAGGCGAATGGAAAGTGAAAAGAATCTATTCACCTAATACAGATAAGGTACGTGAATATGCTGGTAAAATGAGTTCAGTCTATTCTCTAGATTCAGCTTTTATAGAATGCAGATTTGAGTTTGAGCGACCCGATAAAAAGAAAGCCATTGACTTGGTGTTCTTCAATTACAACTCACTTTTCAATCAATATGAAAGTATGTGGTTAAGCTCCACCTGGCCGGTGAAAGTTTTGATGGAAGGTAAAATTGAACAAAATGTACTTTCTACAGCTGCACAATTTCCATTAGGAAATGGACAAACGGAATATGTGCGAGATACACTTGAGTTTACGAATAACAAGCTATTGAGAAGAACTTATATTACTACAGACTCAACTCTTAGGAATTGGACTTATCATTTGTTAGAAGTGAGTGAGAAATAA
- a CDS encoding putative quinol monooxygenase, producing the protein MLIRVVRMTFEQKNVDDFLAVFNESKDRIRNFPGCQHLELLKDYNQPNIFSTYSIWDDETALDAYRHSELFEGVWAKTKALFSDKPMAFSSKKYIEV; encoded by the coding sequence ATGTTAATAAGAGTAGTACGAATGACTTTCGAACAGAAGAATGTGGATGACTTTCTTGCCGTATTTAATGAAAGCAAAGATAGAATTCGAAATTTTCCAGGATGCCAGCATCTTGAATTATTAAAGGATTACAATCAACCAAACATTTTTAGCACCTATAGTATTTGGGATGATGAAACCGCCTTAGACGCATACCGTCATTCAGAGTTATTCGAAGGTGTTTGGGCGAAGACAAAAGCGTTATTTTCGGATAAACCAATGGCCTTTTCCTCTAAGAAATATATTGAAGTTTGA
- a CDS encoding SAM hydrolase/SAM-dependent halogenase family protein — MAIITFLSDFGESDHYVAAVKAKILTKNPNQGIVDISHQITPCDIAHGAHVLKSVFRDFPKGTVHLVAINSVGQQGDKYIAVELEGHFFVCTDNGLLGLISDQEATAQVEISSENHATTFPSKTYFAEAAAKLAGGEKLESLGKPIEHFKKMLGRHLKANKSLISGHVIRVDHYGNLITNIDKQTFDILSKQKTFNIKFGRENSRRIHENIFSVDAGDIYVVFNDSGLLEVGINQGNASELLGLNYDSPVMVNFDE, encoded by the coding sequence ATGGCCATCATCACATTTTTATCTGACTTCGGTGAAAGTGACCATTATGTAGCAGCAGTTAAAGCCAAAATACTGACTAAGAATCCTAATCAGGGAATTGTAGATATCAGTCATCAAATTACACCCTGCGATATTGCACACGGTGCCCATGTATTAAAATCTGTTTTTCGCGATTTCCCAAAAGGTACCGTTCATTTGGTGGCAATCAATTCAGTAGGCCAGCAAGGCGACAAATACATTGCTGTAGAATTAGAAGGCCACTTTTTTGTTTGTACTGATAACGGTCTTCTCGGACTAATCAGCGACCAGGAAGCTACGGCTCAGGTAGAAATCAGTTCTGAAAACCATGCAACAACATTTCCTTCCAAAACCTATTTTGCCGAAGCTGCAGCAAAACTAGCGGGCGGAGAAAAGCTGGAATCATTGGGCAAGCCTATCGAGCATTTCAAGAAGATGCTAGGCCGGCACTTAAAGGCAAATAAGAGTTTAATTTCAGGGCATGTAATACGGGTAGATCATTATGGTAATTTAATTACCAACATCGACAAACAAACCTTTGACATTCTCAGCAAACAAAAAACGTTTAATATTAAGTTCGGCAGGGAAAATAGCCGCAGAATACACGAAAACATCTTCAGTGTAGATGCCGGTGATATATATGTTGTATTTAATGATTCAGGTTTATTAGAGGTGGGAATCAATCAAGGGAATGCATCGGAGCTACTTGGTTTAAATTATGATAGCCCGGTAATGGTTAATTTTGACGAGTAA
- a CDS encoding PhoH family protein: protein MVEKVITLENVSLLDFLGVENKNIKEVASAFPKSKIVSRGNEIRIKGTSTEIIKINEILHSLIEHYHKYGKVTEENVQNYLAQEVEERLTDEEEVLIYGTRGSAIKPKTINQQKLVYAVKENDLVFALGPAGTGKTYISVALAVKALKNKEVKKIIITRPAVEAGETLGFLPGDLKEKLDPYLRPIYDALHDMVPSEKLRYYMENNVIEIAPLAYMRGRTLNNAFILLDEAQNTTPMQIKMFLTRMGPDSKVIVTGDSSQIDLPKKQKSGLIESIRILRDIKGIGFIELSGKDVVRHKLVKEIISAYDDHEKIENQ from the coding sequence TTGGTAGAAAAAGTCATCACATTAGAGAATGTATCGCTGCTGGATTTTCTGGGAGTAGAAAATAAAAACATTAAAGAAGTAGCCTCTGCATTTCCAAAAAGCAAGATCGTTTCACGAGGGAATGAGATTCGCATAAAAGGCACATCCACTGAAATTATTAAAATCAATGAGATTCTTCACTCTCTTATTGAGCATTACCATAAGTATGGGAAAGTTACAGAAGAGAATGTACAAAACTATCTGGCGCAGGAAGTAGAAGAACGCCTCACTGACGAGGAAGAAGTATTAATTTATGGAACCAGAGGCTCTGCTATTAAGCCAAAGACCATCAATCAGCAAAAGCTGGTTTATGCTGTAAAAGAAAATGATCTTGTTTTTGCACTAGGGCCTGCCGGTACAGGTAAAACCTATATTTCTGTAGCCTTGGCCGTTAAAGCGCTCAAGAATAAAGAAGTGAAGAAAATTATTATTACCCGACCTGCTGTGGAGGCAGGGGAGACTTTAGGTTTTCTTCCTGGTGATTTAAAAGAAAAGCTTGACCCGTATTTACGCCCTATTTATGATGCATTGCATGACATGGTGCCGTCTGAGAAGTTACGCTACTATATGGAAAACAATGTGATTGAGATAGCACCATTAGCCTATATGCGTGGTAGAACATTGAATAATGCCTTTATCCTTCTGGATGAGGCTCAGAACACAACGCCTATGCAGATAAAGATGTTCTTAACGCGTATGGGGCCTGATTCTAAAGTGATAGTTACGGGTGACTCCTCGCAAATCGACTTGCCAAAGAAACAGAAGTCAGGTTTAATAGAGTCGATACGAATTCTGAGAGACATAAAAGGAATTGGATTTATTGAGTTGTCGGGCAAAGATGTGGTAAGACATAAGCTGGTAAAAGAGATTATCTCAGCCTATGACGATCATGAAAAAATTGAGAATCAATGA
- a CDS encoding GNAT family N-acetyltransferase: MTLIIKEISSDEELKKAFEIRKIVFVEGQNVPFEEELDKYENESHHLLAVYNNEPAGTCRWRFTNEGIKLERFAVLEKFRGNKIGSALVETTLQNIKTHPKFSGQMLYLNSQIDAVPLYKKFGFKTIGEEFLECDIRHLKMIKYL, encoded by the coding sequence ATGACCCTTATCATCAAGGAAATATCCTCCGATGAGGAATTAAAGAAGGCATTTGAAATTAGAAAAATTGTATTTGTAGAAGGCCAAAATGTTCCTTTTGAAGAGGAGCTTGACAAATACGAAAATGAATCCCATCACTTATTAGCAGTTTATAATAATGAACCTGCTGGTACTTGCCGATGGAGGTTTACCAACGAAGGAATAAAGCTGGAGCGTTTTGCTGTTCTTGAGAAATTCAGAGGCAACAAAATTGGCAGCGCCTTGGTTGAAACCACTTTACAAAATATCAAAACACACCCCAAATTCTCTGGTCAAATGCTGTATCTGAATTCACAGATTGATGCCGTGCCACTCTATAAGAAATTTGGTTTTAAAACAATAGGCGAGGAGTTTCTGGAGTGCGATATCCGTCATCTTAAAATGATTAAATACTTGTAA
- a CDS encoding ComEC/Rec2 family competence protein encodes MYKWLPFALVRVTFFYIIGILLGVYVGEFISIDQAFYLTLFLSFLSFISFIVLRKERFVRYNLIFSVLTFITITSFGFYNLKLNDDSLKTNHLSKFNNISAFTAMVDDIGYETDKTYRYLLKAYSVNDDHWQDATGNLYLYLSKDSETQLSYGDVILIKGKPNDLSGPMNPGEFDYKQFLSFKNIDFQYYSTGDNLEIVGSGYGNQMLSKVYEMRNYVVEVLTNAIDTERELNIAKALIIGVKDGLTDDIKQAYSASGAMHVLAVSGLHVGIIYAIVLLVFGRLQSSNYGRWHLAFITVFLLWIYAAVTGFSPSVLRAVTMFTFVAISKASLRTTNIYNTLAASAFVLLLFNPYLIMSVGFQLSYLAVVGIVYIQPKIYHLWIPKAYIADKVWQITSVSIAAQLATFSLGLLYFHQFPTFFLLSNLVVIPGAFLVLLGGIFTIVTSFYAPLSAFIGGLLKWLIFGINEVVFWIEKLPHSIVEDIYINTLETWLIIGVMFCLLMAAQRRSAQLVYVSLALAFCFSVSKWSHIYTNAQQDSLTIYRVNNHLSIEFISKGKSEVYTDSLLFNDQDKMRFHIEPNQLRSGVFRSVLNTRKSDTPFEWLVWKDKKVLILNDRIDLESMEVFGYCNLLILSDNFSGDLALLEGIINFDLLILDGSLKYYRADALLEKAKELNYPVYSVFHDGAYQQII; translated from the coding sequence ATGTATAAATGGCTGCCTTTTGCACTTGTGAGGGTAACCTTCTTCTACATTATTGGAATTCTGCTAGGGGTATATGTGGGTGAATTTATATCAATAGACCAAGCCTTTTATCTAACACTTTTTCTCTCCTTTTTATCATTTATAAGTTTCATTGTATTAAGAAAAGAAAGGTTTGTTCGCTATAACCTCATTTTCTCCGTTCTCACATTCATTACAATAACTTCCTTTGGTTTCTACAATCTGAAGCTCAATGACGATTCACTAAAGACCAATCACCTCTCCAAGTTTAATAACATTTCGGCTTTTACTGCCATGGTTGATGACATCGGGTATGAAACAGACAAAACGTACCGATACCTTTTAAAAGCATATTCAGTGAATGACGACCACTGGCAAGATGCAACAGGAAATCTGTATCTCTATTTAAGCAAGGATTCTGAGACTCAATTAAGCTATGGTGATGTTATTTTAATAAAAGGAAAACCCAATGATCTTTCCGGACCGATGAACCCGGGCGAGTTTGATTACAAGCAATTTCTCTCATTTAAAAACATCGATTTTCAGTATTATTCTACAGGCGACAATTTGGAAATTGTTGGTTCGGGTTATGGTAATCAAATGCTCTCAAAGGTGTATGAAATGAGAAATTATGTGGTGGAGGTACTTACCAACGCCATTGATACTGAACGTGAACTTAACATAGCCAAGGCATTGATCATTGGTGTAAAGGATGGCCTGACCGATGACATTAAGCAAGCATATTCTGCATCTGGCGCCATGCATGTACTAGCCGTTTCCGGCCTCCATGTAGGAATTATTTATGCCATTGTACTACTTGTTTTTGGTAGACTGCAATCCTCAAATTATGGTAGGTGGCACCTTGCTTTTATTACCGTTTTTCTGCTTTGGATTTATGCAGCGGTCACGGGCTTTTCGCCATCTGTTTTGAGAGCAGTGACTATGTTTACCTTCGTGGCTATTTCCAAAGCATCGCTTAGGACCACAAACATCTATAATACACTTGCGGCCTCCGCATTTGTCCTGTTGTTGTTTAATCCATACCTGATTATGTCGGTTGGGTTTCAGTTATCATACCTGGCTGTAGTTGGTATCGTATACATACAACCTAAAATCTATCATTTATGGATTCCAAAAGCTTATATTGCTGACAAAGTATGGCAGATAACGAGCGTTTCAATTGCTGCACAGCTAGCCACATTTTCATTGGGGTTATTGTATTTCCATCAGTTTCCAACATTTTTTCTGCTTTCAAATTTAGTGGTAATACCGGGAGCGTTTCTGGTTCTGTTGGGTGGTATTTTCACCATTGTTACCAGTTTTTACGCACCATTATCAGCGTTTATCGGGGGCTTACTCAAGTGGTTAATTTTTGGAATAAATGAAGTTGTTTTCTGGATTGAGAAATTGCCCCACAGTATAGTAGAAGATATTTATATTAACACCTTAGAAACTTGGCTGATAATAGGTGTCATGTTTTGTCTTCTGATGGCTGCTCAGAGAAGATCAGCACAACTTGTATATGTATCGCTTGCACTCGCATTTTGTTTTTCGGTATCCAAATGGTCGCATATTTATACCAATGCCCAACAAGATAGTCTTACAATATACAGAGTGAATAATCATCTCTCAATCGAGTTTATCTCAAAGGGTAAATCAGAAGTATATACGGATTCATTGCTTTTTAATGATCAGGATAAAATGCGTTTTCATATTGAACCTAACCAATTACGATCTGGAGTTTTTAGGTCAGTACTCAATACCAGAAAATCGGATACACCATTTGAATGGCTGGTTTGGAAAGATAAAAAGGTGTTAATACTCAATGATCGTATTGATCTTGAGTCGATGGAAGTTTTTGGGTATTGTAATTTATTGATATTGTCGGATAACTTTTCTGGTGATTTGGCACTATTGGAAGGAATTATAAACTTTGACTTATTGATTTTAGATGGCTCTCTTAAATATTACCGAGCCGATGCGCTGCTTGAAAAAGCGAAAGAATTGAACTATCCCGTATACTCTGTTTTTCATGATGGAGCGTACCAACAAATAATTTAG